One window of Desulfarculus baarsii DSM 2075 genomic DNA carries:
- the recJ gene encoding single-stranded-DNA-specific exonuclease RecJ produces MIDTLPEKKWRVRNQSPSEAARLARELGLPPLAGQLLCNRGLVDAASARDFLRPRLADLPGPDGFQGMGKAASLVAEAVQAGQVIGVAGDYDADGVTATALLVDFLRQCGGKVVWDLPHRLSEGYGFLPPRAQRLAQAGARLVITVDCGVSDIDGVGAAKELGLTVIVTDHHQLPPGVAAPADAMVNPQQDACALAKHLAGVGVAFYLAAACRAELRARGWFATRPAPNLRQSLDLVAVGTCADVVPLVGHNRILVREGLLVLNQGGRRGLRALADASGARGPLDAKDLAFALAPRINAAGRIDHPAQALELLLCQDEPQAAQRARLLDQLNQQRRAIEQEMLGQALEDVASEPRHQRARLLVLGRAGWHRGVLGIVASRVVEATGKPALLFAIENGTAVGSGRSVEGFHLQRALVGVKHLLQHFGGHAQAAGMTTATANLPELWRQLDQAAQAALPPGEGAASLELETAAHVSQLGPGLVDFLADLAPHGQANPEPLLLVEGATVLSASSVGRGHLRLLLGGAAAPLPAFWLGHGELAADIGGPLSLACQPRVSTYGGRHLELFIHDLRPGV; encoded by the coding sequence ATGATCGACACCCTGCCCGAAAAAAAATGGCGCGTGCGCAACCAATCGCCGAGCGAGGCCGCCCGGCTGGCCCGTGAGCTTGGCCTGCCGCCGCTGGCCGGCCAGTTGTTGTGCAATCGTGGTCTGGTGGACGCGGCGTCCGCCCGCGATTTTCTGCGGCCGCGCCTGGCCGATCTGCCCGGGCCGGATGGCTTTCAGGGCATGGGCAAGGCCGCGAGCCTGGTGGCCGAGGCCGTGCAAGCTGGCCAAGTGATCGGCGTGGCCGGTGATTACGACGCCGACGGCGTGACGGCCACGGCCCTGCTGGTCGATTTTCTGCGCCAATGCGGCGGCAAGGTGGTCTGGGATCTGCCCCACCGCCTCAGCGAAGGCTATGGCTTCTTGCCGCCCAGGGCCCAACGCCTGGCCCAGGCCGGGGCGCGCCTGGTGATCACCGTCGATTGCGGCGTCTCCGATATCGACGGCGTCGGCGCGGCCAAGGAGTTGGGCCTTACCGTGATCGTCACCGATCACCACCAACTGCCGCCCGGCGTGGCCGCGCCGGCCGACGCCATGGTCAACCCCCAACAAGACGCCTGCGCCTTGGCCAAGCACCTGGCCGGCGTTGGCGTGGCCTTTTACCTGGCCGCCGCCTGCCGGGCCGAGCTGCGGGCCAGGGGCTGGTTCGCCACGCGCCCCGCGCCAAATCTGCGCCAAAGCCTGGACTTGGTGGCCGTGGGCACCTGCGCCGACGTGGTGCCGCTGGTCGGCCACAACCGCATTTTGGTTCGCGAGGGCCTGCTGGTGCTGAATCAGGGCGGCCGGCGAGGTCTGCGAGCCCTGGCCGACGCCTCCGGGGCGCGCGGCCCGCTGGACGCCAAGGATCTGGCCTTTGCCTTGGCCCCGCGCATCAACGCCGCTGGCCGGATCGATCATCCGGCCCAGGCCCTGGAGCTTCTGCTCTGCCAAGACGAGCCCCAGGCCGCCCAACGGGCCCGCCTGCTCGATCAGCTCAACCAACAGCGCCGGGCCATCGAGCAGGAAATGCTCGGCCAGGCCCTGGAGGACGTGGCCAGCGAGCCACGCCATCAGCGGGCGCGGTTGTTGGTGTTGGGCCGCGCGGGTTGGCACCGTGGGGTGCTGGGCATCGTGGCCAGCCGGGTGGTGGAGGCCACCGGCAAACCGGCGCTTTTGTTTGCCATCGAAAACGGCACGGCCGTGGGCTCGGGCCGTTCGGTGGAGGGCTTTCATCTGCAAAGGGCCTTGGTGGGGGTCAAACATTTGCTGCAACACTTCGGCGGCCACGCTCAGGCCGCCGGCATGACCACGGCCACGGCCAATCTGCCCGAGTTGTGGCGTCAACTCGACCAGGCCGCCCAGGCCGCCCTGCCGCCCGGTGAGGGCGCGGCGTCGCTGGAGTTGGAGACGGCCGCCCACGTCAGCCAGCTTGGCCCGGGCCTGGTGGATTTTCTGGCCGACTTGGCTCCCCACGGCCAGGCCAACCCCGAACCGCTGCTTTTGGTCGAAGGGGCGACGGTGCTGAGCGCCTCCAGCGTGGGCCGTGGGCATCTGCGCCTGCTGTTGGGCGGGGCGGCCGCGCCGCTGCCGGCGTTCTGGCTTGGCCACGGCGAACTGGCCGCCGACATTGGCGGGCCGCTCAGCCTGGCCTGCCAGCCGCGCGTCTCGACTTACGGCGGCAGACATCTGGAGCTTTTCATTCACGATCTGCGGCCCGGCGTCTGA
- a CDS encoding tetratricopeptide repeat protein, producing the protein MKQAECLFVQRNDLPKARAAVESYRQVLKEDPQQVEASIKLARLLIFIGSQKDLQNEGRYYMEAIEVSRQALRYHPNDPGPHYWLGVACGLMADVSGGFTALGLVDDTKQQMETVIKLDPTYDYGGAYRVLGRLHTKLPFIVGGDKEKAERYLRLALKLGPTYMLNHLYLADLLMVTDRYAEAEVVLRQVLAASAQRGLEPEDKLWKMHAGDALAHRIVR; encoded by the coding sequence ATGAAGCAGGCCGAGTGCCTGTTTGTCCAGCGAAACGACCTGCCCAAGGCCCGGGCCGCGGTTGAATCCTATCGCCAAGTGCTCAAAGAAGATCCCCAACAGGTCGAGGCCTCGATCAAGCTGGCCAGGTTGCTGATATTCATCGGCTCCCAAAAAGATTTGCAAAACGAGGGCCGTTATTACATGGAGGCCATCGAGGTCTCGCGACAGGCCCTGCGTTATCATCCCAACGACCCAGGGCCCCACTATTGGCTGGGCGTGGCCTGCGGCCTGATGGCCGACGTCTCCGGCGGCTTCACGGCCTTGGGCCTGGTCGACGACACCAAGCAGCAGATGGAGACGGTGATCAAGCTCGACCCCACCTACGATTACGGCGGGGCCTACCGCGTGCTGGGCCGGTTGCACACCAAATTGCCTTTCATCGTCGGCGGCGATAAAGAAAAAGCCGAACGCTACCTGCGCTTGGCCCTCAAGCTGGGCCCCACCTACATGCTCAACCACCTCTACCTGGCCGACCTGCTGATGGTCACCGACCGTTACGCCGAGGCCGAAGTCGTTCTGCGCCAGGTGCTGGCCGCCTCGGCCCAGCGCGGCCTGGAGCCCGAGGACAAGCTCTGGAAGATGCACGCCGGCGACGCCCTGGCCCATCGCATCGTCCGCTGA